The nucleotide sequence ATAACATTCTCACAGAATCTTTACGCTGTATTGTGAGCAGAGTTGGGATGTTTGGAGGAGTAGTTTGATAAAGTGATGCATCTCGATAGAAATTTGAACAAAGCTGTATGTTGTGCTGTAAACTTTCATGATGGAGTTAAATGCAAGTTATGACATCGAGCAATTGCGTCCTAAGAAAAAAATGGAGCATGATCTGTGGCCGCTAGATCCAATTGATCCAAAGAATGCAAAGTTTCCATGTTGTTTGGTTTGGAATCCACTTCCAGTTGTCTCATGGTTGGCACCCTTCATTGGTCATGTTGGCATTTGCAGGGAGGATGGAACTGTTTTAGACTTTTCAGGATCATATTGTGtgaatgttgatgattttgCATTTGGTCCAGTAGCAAGATACTTGGAGCTCGATCGTAGACAGGTACCGTTtctcaaattcatcatctcTATATCTCTTGTTGCCATCTGTTTGTTCAGATTGTTCACATTTATCCCACAATAGCAGCAGACATAAATTCAAACACATGCACGCCTTGTTTTAGTTTAAtgcaaaattgaaagaaaaaattggttGGTGATAGGATTTTCGGTAGTTGGTATTGAAAAATTCATGGACAGCATAGTTTAAGAGTGAAACTAGTAAAGCCAAACATTATGTATTAGGAGTATATCAACATAACTAACCTATAAAGTAAAAACACCTCTCTAAAGTATTGTGTCGGACATGTTTTGGACACCGACACTTCTCAGACACGCCTTACACATGTGTCAGTAACCTCTTAACAGTGTCcaatcaatttatatttttgggtCGGACACCTGTTAGACACAtgaggggtaaccttggcgcaactggtaaaaaacagggtaaggctgcgtacaatacaccaaatggtgggaccccttcccggaccctgcgtatgcgggagctttagtgcaccgggttgccctttacACCTGTTAGACACATCTTGGATACATGGAAAGAGACTAAGACTTGACACTCTGACCCTAGATTAGATCCTTTACTTTTTCTGAGACTAATAGCAAAATGatgcttacattttttttttgtagactCATCAtcatagaaatttttttttgagacgATCATAAGATTAATTAGTTGTTATAAAATTCATTATCCATCGTATCTTAGGATTATTTAAGGATTGCATTGTAAATTATTCCTCTTGGTACACTTTTGAGAGGGCAATTATCATCACCATAACTTTATTTTTAGAATGTCAATATATTAATCTTCATTCTCAACTTAGCTTTGTTGTATTATAAATACATGGTGCATGCGGTGTATGGTGTCCTATATATTGGACATTAGCCGTGTCACAATATTTGTGTCCGGTGATTGTGTCGGAACTGTGCTTCATAGTAACTAACTGCAATACTGACAATTACATCCTTGCTTGCCATGGAGGTACCCATAGGCCACAATTTTGTATTTATATGGCTGATTTTTTCCCTTTCGAGATATTCCAGCATAGACAACACTGGTTTCTAATAGGTCGGTAAATATCATAAGATGATAATTAAAATCAGGACATTAATTGCATTTGGTTTTAAAACCACGTTTAGGTTTTGGCCTTTGGGGCTTGATTCCTAATATTGAACCTTCACGgtgtttatgattttgtttttgtttcaattcCAGCTGCAAGATTCTGAACACACATGTCAATATTGAATCTAAGATGTGTTTGTTACCTTAACAGTTAAGCTCAGATTATTGTAACTCAGTTTAGGCCATTGTTTGATGCAGTGATTGACTTTGCTTTctgaaaaataatttagatataGTAGTAGTTGTGTGACACATAAATCAGTGTTGTGAAATATAGTTATAGCTTATCAGAATTCAAACAAACCGCTATTTCCTGCGATCGTCGATTGTCAACACTGACATAGATGCCATTTGCTATGATCTCTCCTTCCCCTACcccttgattatttttttatagaatggagtcaattttattttacttctttGAAAGTGTTTACTCTTATTTGACACACCTGTCAATGTTACAGTGTTGCTTCCCCCCAAACCTGTCTGGACATACATGCAAGCATGGTTACCGGCATACTGAGTATGGGACCGCAATCACATGGGATGACGCCTTAAGGACAAGTTTACGACATTTCGAGAGTAAAACTTACAATCTTTTCACTTGCAACTGCCACTCATTTGTTGCTAATAGTCTGAATAGGCTATGTTATGGTGGATCAATGAGTTGGAACATGGTAAATGTAGGAATCTTGATACTATTCAAGGGTCATTGGGTTGATTTTTGGTCTGTTGTAAGGTCTTTCTTGCCTTTTGTTGTGGTTGTTTGCGTAGGTATTTTCATGGTTGGATGGCCCTTCTTACTTGGGTTACTATCCTTCTCTTTACTCTTAATTGGGTGGTTTCTATTGGGTACTTACCTAGTCAAAAGCCTATTAGAGTGCTAGATGTACTCTTGAATTGAAGGATGGTCATGAATTGTGTTTGTTTAAACCAAATAATGATTGATTCAAATGACAATATTGCTATTGCAACAAGAAATAAGTGCATTTgtgcaaacattttttttattgttgtagaGACTACATCTCAAGAATTTATTTGCTATTGTATGATTGGAATTGAGGCTATTGGTTAAGTCATAAGATGTCTGAACTATTTCATTCAAGCACTATTGAATTAAGTTGCAAATTTTCATCACTTTTGTGGCCTAAAATCAACCATTGTTTGAGTCGAAAATCTAAGCTGCTATCAAAATTGTACCAGATGTGTACATGGATAAAAAGGTTCAACTTTAAAAAGAGAGGATTATTTTAGgaggatcaaaattgcaattaagtattgatttttttttttgtcaagtaagtAGTCGTGGTTAGAAATTCACCGTTAATAAAAgaggtgtctggggttcgatcCCCGGTCCCTGTAATATGtataataaagttttttttttacggtaatTAATATGTAATAAAGTTAACTTTTAGTGTTAACCGAAACTTctccttttgtcaaaaaaaaaaaaaaaagagacatcTTTTtgggtagatagacgaaattaACTAACACATAAGTGGAGGAATCAAAGTTCGAATCCCAATCACAACGTCTAACCTaagaatttcaattttgttggtGGAAGGATTGGAATCAAGCTCCATAGTTTGGAGCTTTCCACATGTTAAAGGCTATCAAGGCAAGAACCTATCTGCAGGCATTGTAAGATTTCCATCATTCTGCATGATAGGataaagggttaatggtgctttaccccctgtaaataggtcattttttgttttccccctgtaaaatattttttttttatttaccccctataaatttttattttttttggaataccaccctaataagtcataaaaaaacgacttcattttttttttttttgcagaatttttttgtttttttatgacctattaggggggtattccaaaaaaaatatattttacagaggggtaaatcaaaaaaaatattttacagggggaaaaacaaaaaattacctATATTATAaagggtaaagcaccattaacccagGATAAAAGAAACACATAAGTGATTACAGATTTACAGTGTTACTTAACCAGCCTACCATAAGGGAAATTCCAAGCATTGTTCATCTTTCATAGATATCATCAATACTTGAGTTGCCAGCACTTTTATGCTCCAACAGTGAGGCTTTACAAGAATTGCATACACTAACAGAATCAACTGTATGTGCCATATTGGCAGAAACACTCGAGCACACATGAACATATTACATAAGCATTGGTAGTTGTTATCTTCCTCTCATTTTCACATGAACATATTACATAAGCAAAATCTAAAAACAAACCGCCATATAAAGTCTTGGAAGGAAAGCCTTTGTGCATTATCCTTGCCGGTCACGAATGTTGCAATTGAGCAATTAACATGGGGGAATATTGGTGCATGCATCATTTGGTATGGAAGTAAATATACAGGAAAATCCAAAAAGAAGGTAAGGATTACTGATGTGATATCATTAACTATTGCACTCAGTGTTTGGTACactgaaaaaacaaaacatgttaGTCACTTAGAAAAACCCCTGATGTAATCTTCTTTTGCAACATAAGGGATAGTGTCCCACCAATAGAAGCCGGTGATATTAATACCGAAAGAAGCAATGTTATCCGCACAATAATTCccttcactatatatatatatatgagatgtATCTAACCAATTCCATATAATTCCATACTAAGACGCTTTTAATGTTAATGTTCATCATCCCAAAACTAATATTATCAAGGaggtcttttcttttttatctcaATTACATTGGCATCAATAAAGTTATTGTTCACATTAATGCAATAAAAATTTGTTCACATTaatgcaataaaaagagcagacaaatcatatattattataaatttttaacatatatCACACTCAAATAGTTTTcgtaaacaaattaaaataagccCTCTAATTGTTCCTCTTTTTCTAATAAGATATCGTTCTGGATTGTTCTTATCATCATGAgatttaagtaattttttaattaaaattttaaataatattaaaagtgAAATAATGTACAAAATAGTTTAATCGAATGGTcctttcaattatatttttttaaacaaatggtACAATTGAAGCATAGAAAAATCATGTCCAAAGATCGGCACTCATGTGTCCGTCTTTCCGCTTTTTATAATGCACTAACAGATGTAAATTTTAAAcggtgtttgttttttttttatgaaattttaatttttattaaaattatatgtataaatatttgtgactttcaaatcataacaaaccaaacaaatcatgtttttctttttcaataacaaaaacaatatagcaaatatgatattaattcttatctttttgagtGACCTAACAATCtaacattattataaaaaaaattatttaaatgaataattgaaataatgaaatAGTCAGCCTAAAATCGCATATCCTCTTTATGTTTAGTAAGGCTAAGAGATAGATGGGTGACTCATACATACATTCATAATCTAACGCCCCTATAACCGATCTATCCTTACTGGgacactatttttttaattaataatttaaataatattataaaaaaaataaaatagtaaaaaaaaaagtttaattttaagcgaaaaaatgaaagaagaaaaaaaaaaaccattgcaAAAAATCAtgtatcatctttttttttttttcttttcaggtAGCCTggtggctagaattcactttataaggtgaataagtggggtgtccgaagttcgaaccccggcccctgcatataataatgcattgtcctaccaactgagctatgctcacaggACAATCATGTATCatctttatatattgttatagataGATTAATGcatccatttttttataaaataaaaagtggttatagtctaaaaaaaattattggtcacggttttttttttaaattttcttttaaattggtcaaatatttttttaacgaactaaatcttttttgaaggaaaaaagacCTAAATCTTTTAAATTGGTCAAATAGTTTTTTAACGAACTAAATCTTTTTGCTCtgaaaaacaaactaaatcttttttgaaggaaaaaagaactaaatcttttaaattaaatcttTTAAATTGGTCAAATAGTTTTTAAACGAACAAAtctttttgctcaaaaaaacgaactaaatcttttttttaaggaaaaaagaaCTAAATCTTCTTATGtctagtttgaaaaaaaaaaagtatcaccGTTTTTGTTAAGGGAGAGGAGggattgaatatgattttattttgattattttgctTTCCAAGTTTGTTAAAATTTTCCCCTAAACaaagtttgttacaattttttttttatttcttacttTTGTCAAAAGatatattaattgtttgttatggTTAAGTTTCTTCGCACATATAGTATAGATAAGCATATCTTTGTTTTTATAGGCAACTTATATTGAGATTTGGAAAGGGattattttcaaagaaaaaaatttgttacaaAATATTTTGAGAGAAGATTTGTtcctaattttattaaaaaaagatttgttaCTTGATAAGCAAGGGATACAAGGCCAGGGCTTCGTAGTTATAAATACACGCCTTCTCCTCAAAGCTACAAACATATACTATTACTattcacttttcttcttttcctccTCTTTTTTTACCCGTCAACCCACTTTCTGTTCTTCTTATATATATTcctccttttcttcatctttcacaACAACACCATGGAAGTCCCTCGAGATATTGCTTTTGAGATATTTTCATGGTTACCGGCAAAGAGCGTTTGCAAGCTTAACTCAACTTGCAACTCAGTCACTGGATTTTCAGAAGAAACGGTTTTCAAAAGAAAGCAGTCTCGCAATTTACTGGGGAGGGATGACACATGCCTCTTCATCCAACCCGAACGGATAATCCAAAAGTACGTAAAAAGAGTCGAGTTACATCCTCTACCTGAAGACAGACAATCTTCTGGTGTTCCTGAGAAGGTTCTTAGATTACTATCAAATTCAACTAGTGTCTTAGCTTCAGGTAATGGTTTACTTCTTTGCCAAACCATTAATGATCATGGTCCAATTGAgtttttcatatttaatccaATCACCAAGTGTAGGTCTTTCATTCCTACCCCAGAGTCACTTCAAAGAAATCATGATTTTGCTAATATAAACATCATGTTAGATTTCTCTTCAGATGATTACAAGGtgtttctttttgaaaaccCAATGGAATGGTCATCAATAAATTGCTATACATGTCGTGTTTATCATGAAAAGGAAGGTGTGTGGAAAACAATGGATAATGGTTTCCTTGCTGGTGGAAGAAACATGAACTTCGACATGAACGTGTTTCACAACAAAGCCATTAATGTTATCTCAGATTGTTCTCATTATTTTGCAAAACCTAGCCCTTTTTACAAGCCATACATAATGTCTTATCATCTCGAGAATGGAAACTCAACAATGCTGAGGTTGCCAAGAGAAGCCATTAGAGGTTGCCATACCATGACTAACATGGGCATATTTAATTGGGGTAAGGTGTCAAGCTCGAAACGATCTATTTGTTTGGTGAAAGTAAGAAAGTCAGTTTTTACTGTTTGGTATTTGAAAGATTATGAGTCGAGTTCATGGCAGAAAGTGTTGAAAGTTAGAGTGAGAGGACTAGGATTACAAGAGAAAAATCCTCAAGTTACCGGGTTTACAGTTACAAATGGAGATATCTTGGTTTTTGCTACTGAAGAAAAAGTTTATAGTTGTGGTTTGAATGAAGAAAGATTTATGATGGTCGAGGAAATAGGGCAACACAATTGTCGATTCAATCTTCGTTTGATCTCCTACTCAGACACATTTCGTTCTTGTGGGATAAATGCTGTGACTTGGAACTGATGTTTCAGCATGGAATTTGATGTAGTCCAACCAATACTACTGCTATGTGCGGCCAAGTTTAATTAGTAGATATTGTTAGTGCTTTTGAGAAGTTTTATCTAATCAGTTATGATCTTtggatttattttctttcatacaATTTCTCTTTATTCAACTTGATTTTCTATTTAgcgtcttttattttttttcagttaTGTTACTAtcaatttctcttttatatTCTGGTATCTTTCTATAGCCCATGTTATATTAATTTCAACGAAGCATGTGTGTTCTTTTGCTGGaaggaaaattaaattaaatacatatcAGTGCACTTGATATTTACAGGATTATTCTGTTCCATTAAatggaaaatatattaaaaggaACATAAATCAGTTAAGATTTCATATAAACGAGTACATATCTATTCTTGTTAAAGATAAATTATCATGTGTTGATGAAATTAGTTTAATGGTCTATGAATATTCAAAGgcatttttggtttgatttaactgcatttcctcaaaaaacaaattatttagaGTTTTCCTATTTGCTCAAATCGCTTTGGCAAATTTACCTCTCTGGGTTATTATTGGCAAATAAATaagaatggtaaaaaaaaaaaagggaattgTCTCCCTGGGAGGATGTGATGTGATCACTCTTCACATGAAGCTCACTGCACCCATTGGTCTTTCTAGTTTCTAAGTAA is from Medicago truncatula cultivar Jemalong A17 chromosome 1, MtrunA17r5.0-ANR, whole genome shotgun sequence and encodes:
- the LOC11418141 gene encoding protein REVERSION-TO-ETHYLENE SENSITIVITY1, coding for MMELNASYDIEQLRPKKKMEHDLWPLDPIDPKNAKFPCCLVWNPLPVVSWLAPFIGHVGICREDGTVLDFSGSYCVNVDDFAFGPVARYLELDRRQCCFPPNLSGHTCKHGYRHTEYGTAITWDDALRTSLRHFESKTYNLFTCNCHSFVANSLNRLCYGGSMSWNMVNVGILILFKGHWVDFWSVVRSFLPFVVVVCVGIFMVGWPFLLGLLSFSLLLIGWFLLGTYLVKSLLEC